The Streptomyces sp. NBC_01426 genome includes a region encoding these proteins:
- a CDS encoding DUF4262 domain-containing protein, with amino-acid sequence MTHAAARRRRSAIARIDDAHNGQPLPGLPHPRFTGELIMADIRMRFLGHPWERTTVSADSGTPEEVFIALFLRAMETVPELRALPGDLETYTVRWDGDEASIYHPDVEQVVFRAQPAPERSVQGGAPVGTRPPEVWRGERGHDFYPAPAVLAEIPGLWATVLEPHGHRVVGLRYFSAWGEWYVVEVDDASGEAYGWSCLGGDLSQGRWGLIDLPALESFHQEDDLSQLVVRDLDFTPAVAASVLPEGRPYDSCGDADCRVCLPDFMTEYVARLREIIAEHGFAVQAVLADEGSAAYCYTVGLHESLGHEFVMAGLDVRAMQGVLHSVVERFAGSSGPVAGEVLDGLLANGFRLLMRPVESLEPFAMLRAVYGRDTAVPYWQAVWPDRDGVFPTDASCSLSPGTQPLL; translated from the coding sequence GTGACGCATGCGGCGGCGCGGCGCCGCCGCTCCGCGATCGCCCGGATCGACGACGCGCACAACGGCCAGCCACTCCCCGGCCTCCCCCACCCACGATTCACTGGAGAACTGATCATGGCGGACATCCGCATGCGCTTCCTCGGGCACCCCTGGGAGCGAACCACCGTTTCTGCCGATTCCGGGACCCCCGAGGAGGTGTTCATCGCCCTCTTCCTCCGGGCGATGGAGACCGTCCCCGAACTGCGCGCCTTGCCCGGCGACCTGGAGACGTACACGGTGCGCTGGGACGGCGACGAAGCCTCGATCTACCACCCGGATGTGGAGCAGGTCGTCTTCCGTGCCCAGCCCGCGCCCGAGCGTTCCGTGCAGGGGGGTGCTCCGGTCGGGACGCGGCCGCCTGAGGTGTGGCGCGGGGAGCGCGGCCACGACTTCTATCCGGCTCCGGCGGTGCTGGCCGAGATCCCGGGTCTGTGGGCAACGGTCTTGGAGCCGCATGGGCACAGGGTGGTCGGCCTCCGGTACTTCTCCGCCTGGGGCGAGTGGTACGTCGTGGAGGTCGATGACGCGAGCGGTGAGGCTTACGGGTGGTCGTGCCTGGGCGGTGACCTGTCGCAGGGCCGGTGGGGTTTGATCGATCTTCCGGCTCTGGAGTCGTTCCATCAGGAGGACGACCTGTCCCAGTTGGTTGTTCGCGATCTGGATTTCACACCCGCTGTCGCGGCCAGTGTTTTGCCGGAGGGCCGACCTTACGATTCCTGCGGGGACGCGGATTGCCGTGTGTGTCTGCCCGATTTCATGACGGAGTACGTTGCTCGACTGCGTGAGATTATCGCGGAGCACGGGTTCGCCGTCCAGGCGGTTCTTGCTGATGAGGGTTCTGCCGCCTATTGCTACACCGTCGGTCTGCACGAGTCTCTGGGACATGAGTTCGTGATGGCCGGCCTGGACGTCAGGGCGATGCAGGGCGTGCTCCATTCCGTCGTCGAGCGGTTCGCCGGATCGTCTGGTCCGGTCGCCGGTGAGGTCCTGGACGGGCTTCTCGCGAACGGATTCCGGCTGCTCATGCGCCCCGTGGAGTCCTTGGAGCCCTTCGCGATGCTACGGGCGGTGTATGGCCGGGATACCGCTGTGCCGTACTGGCAGGCCGTGTGGCCCGATCGTGACGGCGTCTTCCCGACTGATGCTTCTTGCTCGCTTTCGCCCGGAACGCAACCGCTTCTCTAG